The Euphorbia lathyris chromosome 3, ddEupLath1.1, whole genome shotgun sequence genome contains a region encoding:
- the LOC136224897 gene encoding THO complex subunit 3, translated as MEETIPFKNLHSREYQGHKKKVHSVAWNCTGTKLASGSVDQTARLWLIEPHGHGKIKDIELKGHTDSVDQLCWDPKHAELIATASGDKTVRLWDARSGKCSQQAELSGENINITYRPDGTHVAVGNRDDELTILDVRKFKPIHKRKFNYEVNEIAWNTTGEMFLLTTGNGTVEVLSYPSLKPLDTVMAHTAGCYCIAIDPNGRYFAVGSADSLVSLWDISEMLCVRTFTKLEWPVRTISFNHTGDYIASASEDLFIDISNVYTGRSVYQIPCRAAMNSVEWNPKYNLLAYAGDDKNKYQTDEGVFRIFGFENA; from the exons ATGGAGGAAACAATACCCTTCAAGAATTTACACAGTAGAGAGTATCAGGGTCACAAGAAGAAG GTACACTCGGTCGCTTGGAATTGTACTGGCACCAAGCTTGCTTCTGGTTCTGTGGATCAAACGGCTCGTCTTTGGCTCATCGAGCCTCACGGACAT GGTAAAATTAAAGACATTGAATTAAAGGGTCATACTGATAGTGTCGATCAGCTGTGTTGGGACCCAAAACATGCTGAGCTAATAGCAACTGCCTCTGGTGACAAGACTGTTCGTCTGTGGGATGCTCGTA GTGGAAAATGCTCTCAGCAGGCAGAACTCAGTGGGGAGAATATAAACATCACCTATCGGCCTGATGGTACCCATGTAGCTGTTGGGAACAGG GATGATGAACTTACAATATTGGATGTTCGCAAATTTAAGCCTATTCATAAGCGCAAGTTTAATTATGAG GTAAATGAGATTGCTTGGAATACGACTGGAGAGATGTTCCTCTTGACAACTGGCAATG GTACCGTTGAAGTGCTATCCTATCCATCCCTTAAACCACTTGACACGGTCATGGCTCATACAGCTGGTTGTTACTGCATTGCAATAGATCCAAATGGAAG ATATTTTGCTGTTGGGAGTGCTGATTCATTGGTCAGTCTCTGGGATATCTCGGAGATGCTTTGTGTGCGAACCTTTACCAAGCTTGA ATGGCCTGTTAGGACAATAAGCTTCAACCACACCGGAGATTATATTGCTTCTGCCAGTGAAGATTTGTTCATCGACATC TCGAATGTATATACTGGACGCTCGGTGTATCAAATCCCATGTCGAGCTGCCATGAACAGCGTGGAATGGAATCCCAAGTACAATTTGCTTGCATATGCTGGGGATGACAAGAACAAATATCAAACTGATGAAG GTGTCTTTCGGATATTTGGTTTTGAGAATGCCTAA